One genomic window of Oncorhynchus tshawytscha isolate Ot180627B unplaced genomic scaffold, Otsh_v2.0 Un_contig_13383_pilon_pilon, whole genome shotgun sequence includes the following:
- the LOC112246363 gene encoding N-alpha-acetyltransferase 60 yields the protein MTDVVSPTALSEVQLRLLCHDDIGSVKLLCGDWFPIEYPDSWYNDITSNKKFFSLAAIFKGGIVGMIVAEIKGRTKVHREDGDILASRFPVDTQVAYILSLGVVKEFRKHGIGSLLLDSLKEHISTTAQDHCKAIYLHVLTTNTTAIHFYHNRDFTQHHYLPYYYSIRGVLKDGFTYVLYINGGHPPWTLFDYIQHIGSALASLSPCSIPQRLYRQAQSLLRSLIPWSGIASKTGIQYSRTM from the exons ATGACCGACGTGGTGTCCCCCACTGCGCTCAGCGAAGTCCAGCTCCGCCTCCTCTGCCACGATGACATAGGCAGCGTCAAGCTGCTGTGCGGTGATTGGTTCCCCATCGA GTACCCAGACTCATGGtataatgacatcacatccaACAAGAAGTTCTTCTCCCTCGCCGCCATCTTCAAGGGAGGCATCGTGGGAATGATCGTAGCTGAGATCAAGGGCCGGACCAAagtacacagagag gatGGAGACATCCTAGCCTCTAGATTTCCCGTGGACACCCAGGTGGCTTACATCCTGAGTCTGGGGGTGGTGAAGGAGTTCAGGAAACATGGAATAG GCTCCTTGCTGCTGGACAGTCTGAAGGAACACATCTCCACCACGGCCCAGGACCACTGCAAGGCCATCTACCTCCACGTGCTGACAACCAACACCACGGCTATACACTTCTACCacaacag AGACTTCACGCAGCATCACTACCTACCTTACTACTACTCCATACGAGGGGTGCTGAAAGATGGGTTCACCTACGTACTGTATATCAACGGAGGGCATCCGCCCTGGACACTCTT TGACTACATCCAACACATTGGCTCGGCCCTGGCCAGCCTCAGTCCCTGCTCGATCCCCCAGAGACTCTACAGACAGGCCCAGTCTCTGCTCCGCAGCCTGATCCCCTGGTCCGGCATCGCATCCAAGACTGGGATCCAGTACAGCAGAACTatgtga